The DNA region CGCCCGCCGCGCTCGGCGGACCCGACGCGGGCACCGAGATCTCGTGGTGGGAGGACGGCCGGACCAAGAGCGTCACGGCCACGGACGTCGGAGCGGTCCTGGCGGAGCTGCGGGAGCGGCTCGGCGCGGACGTGCCCGGCCTGGAGATCCGGCGCCCGTCGCTGGAGAGCCGCTATCTGCGGCTGATCGACCCCGCCGGGGACCGCGGTCCCGACGGCGACACCCCTGGAAGGAGCGGGAACCGATGACGCGCACGCCGACCCCGGCCCAGGCCCCGGCCTCGGCCCCGACCTCGGCCCCGTCCCCGCGGCGCACGGCCGGCACGCCGCCGCGGCGGGCGACCGCCGGCGCCGGCACTGGCCGGCCGCTGCCCGGCGTGGTCCGCACCGGCCTGCACCGGGCCGGAGCCGAACTGCGGGTCTTCTTCCGCAACCGGACCGCCGTGGCCATGAACATGGCCCTGCCCGTGGTCCTCATGCTGCTCTTCGGCTCGATCTTCACGATGAAGTCCGGAGGCCGCACCCTGCCGCTGCACGACGTGGTCGTGGCCGGGGTGCTCGCCTCGGGCGTCATGTCCGCCGCGTTCGGCGTCATGGCCACCGGCATCGCCCTCGAGAGCGGCGACGGCTCCCTCAAGCGGCTGCGGGGCACCCCGTTCGCCGCGGTCTCCTACTTCCTCGCCAAGACGCTCCTCGTCCTCGTCATCGCCGCGGTGCAGTCGGTGGTCGTCCTGGGCCTCGCCGTCGTCGTCTTCGACTTCACGCCGCCCACCGAGCCCGGCAGGCTGTTCACCCTGGGCTGGGTCTTCGTCCTCGGCTCGGCGGCCACCGCGCTGCTCGGCATCACCGTGGGCTCGCTCATCACCGACCGCCGGACCGTCACCGCGGCGGTGCAGTTCCCGTTCGTGCTGCTCCAGTTCGTGTCCGGCGTCTACTACGCGTTCGCCGGACTGCCCGAATCGGTCCAGCGCATCGGCGCGCTCTTCCCGCTGAAGTGGATGGCCCAGGGCATGCGCGCGGCGCTGCTGCCGGACTCCATGGCGGAGTTCGAACCCGCCCACGACTGGGAACTCGGCCGCGTCGCCCTCGTCCTGACCGCCTGGATCGTCGGCGGCCTGGTGCTGGCCGTCGCCGCGCGCGTCCACCGGATCAGGAAGGACTTCCGGTGACCGCGACCGCGACCGAGACCGCGCCCCCGACCGCGACCGAGACCGCGCCCCCGACCGCGACCGAGACCGCGCCCCCGACCGTGACCGCGACCGTGCCCCCGTCCGTACGGGAAGGGGTGAGCGGGGCTCCCGCCGACAGGAGCTCCGCCGCGCCCGCCGAGCCGGTCTGGATGCTCCGCGCCAACCCGCTGCGCCGCGACCGCCTGGCCGACCCCGCGCTCGCCCGCGCCCTCGACGCCCTCGCCGCGGCCGAGGCCGAACTCGCCGCTGCGGCCACCGCCTGCTGCGACGCGCTGTACGAGCGGATCGGGACCGCCACCGGCGCCGAGCGCGCCGCCCTCGTCGCCGTACGCCGCGCCGTGCACAACGACCGGGTGCCCGCCGCGCCGCCCGAGCCGGCGCCGGCCGGCTACGCGCGCTGGCTGGACCTGCGCGCCAGGCGGGACCTCCTGCGCGCCGAGGCCGCGCGGGCGCACCCGGACGCGCTGACGCGTGAGCGCGCCGAACTCACCCGGCTGCTCGGCGACGAGAACCTGCTGCGGTCCCTCGCGCTGCTCGCCCCCGAGGTCCACCGGGCCGCCGTGAAGTACCGGGAGGGCACCGCGAGCCGCGCCGCCAAGTCCGAGCGCGGCCTGCTCCAGTACGTCACCCGGGCGATGATGCGCACCAGTCCGCTGGCCCGCCTCACCGCCGTGGGTCTCGCCGTCCCCGCCCGTGAGGGCCTCCCGCCGGACGCCCCGGCGCTCGACGGGCCCGGCTTCGCCGCCGCCCGCGCCTTCCCGCACCTCGACCACGCGATGCTGGCCTACGTCGCGGGCGGAGCCGGTACGGCCGGTGACGGTGCGAGCGACGACGGTACGGGCGGTCCCGCCCCGTACGGGCCGCACACCTGGGTCCGCCAGTCGCCGACCCTCTCGCCCGGCCCGGAGCCGGACCAGCTGTCCTTCGTACGGACCGGAGCCGACGGCACCCGGCGCCTGTCGACGCCGTTCACCGAACATCTGCGCAGGCTCCTGGACTTCACCGACATGGGGCCCCGAACCATCGGGGCCGTCGCCGCCGACCTGGCCGCGGACCTCGGCTGCGCGCCCGGTCAGGCCGTCGGTCTCGTCGTCGGCGCACTGCGCGCCGGGATACTCCACACCGCCCGTGGACCCGAGGACTGCGCCGACGACCCGCTGACCGGTCTCGCCACGTCGGGCCGTGGAGTCACCGGCACCGACACCGGCACCGGCACCGGCACCGGCACCGGCACCGTCACCGACACCGCGAACGCCCTTCGGGACGCCCTGTCCGGTCTGGCCGATACCCCGCACGCCGAGCGCCCCCGCGCCCTGCGTGTCCTCACGGACCTGGGCGCGGAGCTGAGCCGGGTCGCCCGCCGCCCGGCCGCACTGACCGTGTCGGAGGACCTCGTCCTGCCGCCGGTCGCGGTGACCACCGCCGGCCACGGCCGTCACCTGCGCGATCTCGCCCACGCCATGGAGTTCCTGTCGGTCTTCGACCGGCTGCACGACACCCGCGCCGTGCTCACCGAGGTCTTCGTGTCCCGCTTCGGACCCGGCGCGACCGTGCCGCTGGCCCGACACGCCCGTTCCCTGGTGGACGCGGTCAACGAGCGCGTGGTGGCCGGCTGCGACGCGCTCGTCCCGCTCCGCGCCCTGCGCACCCGGCTCCTCGCCGAGCTGCGCGCCGACCTCGCCCGCCGGAGCGCGGTGGGCGAGGACGCCACCGAGGTGGTGTGGCCGGCCGAGTGGCTGGCGCAGCTCGCCGAGCCGCTGCCCGAGCGGTTCCGCGAGGACGCCGTCTCGTACGGCGTGCTCGTCCAACCCGCCGGTGACCGCTGGGTGTTCAACGACTCGTATCCCGGGCACGGCATGCTCTACGGCCGTTTCCTCGGCCATGACGCCGAGCTGGGCGGGCGGGCGCTCGCGCAGCTGCGCGGACGGCTGGCCGAACGGTACGAGGCCGACGGCCGCGTCCCGGTCGAGGACCGCGGCCTGCACGGCGTCAGCGTCAACGCCCACCCGCCCGTCCTCGACGAGCGGCTGTACGCCGACGACTGGTACCGGCTGCGGCTGGTCCACGACCGGGACACCGACCGGCTGCGGGTCGAGGACGCGGACGGGCGCCTGCCGCACGTCCTCACCCTCGGCACCGGCCATCCGGAGCTGCTGCCGCCCCCGCTGCGTCTGGTCAACTGGCTGGTCAGCGGCGGACGGTTGCTGCCCGACCTCGGCATGCCCGGTGGTCTCGGTGGTTTCGGTGGTGCCGGTGGTGCCGGTGGTGCCGGTGGCGCCGGTGGGCGGCCCGAGGCGGCGCTCGCGGGCCTGGCCACGGCACGGCTGTGCGCCGGTTCCGTGGTGCTCCAGCGCCGACGCTGGTATCCGGCCGAGGAGTTCGAGCGGGCCGTACGTCCGGGTGGCGACGAGGCGGAGCGGATGCTCGCGCTCACCCGGTGGCGCGCCCGCCACGGCGTGCCGGCCGAGGTCGTGCTCAAGCCCATGCCCGTGGTGGCCGGTGGCGCCGGGACGACCGGGCCCTCCGCACGACAGCGCAAGCCGCAGTACGTGGACCTCACGAGCGCCCTCCTCACCCGGGCCCTCCCGCGCTTCCTGGAGCGCGACGGCGGCGGCTTCGTCGAGGAGGCCCTTCCCGCGGCGGGCGCGTCGCCGCACGCGTACGAGTGGGCCGTCGAGATCGGCCGGACGTCCGGCGGACGGTTCGCCTACACACACCCCACGAACCTGGGAGAGCAAGCATGCGGATGAGACTCCGTCCCGCCCTGCACTACGCACCCGTGCGGGAGGGCGTGTACTTCGGAGCCGAGCGGACGTCGTTCGTCGTCCGGGGGCCCGCGGCCCTGTTCCGGGTGGCCGACGTGTGTGTGCCGCTCCTGGAGGACGGCGCGAGCGAGGACTCCCTCGTCGCGGCGCTCGGTGCCGAGCAGGCCCGGCCCGTCGTACGGCGCCTCCTCGACACCTTCCGGGCCCATGGGCTGCTGCTCGACCTGGACCGTCTGGGCGTCCCCGAGCCGGACGCGGAGACGCGTGAGCGGTACCGGGAGGTGCTCGCCGACCTGGAGACGGTGCACGACGACCCGTACGCGGCGTTCGCCCGGCTGCGCGCGGCCACCGTCCTCGTGTCCGGTCCGGCCTCCTTCGTCCTGCCCGCCGCCCGTGGCCTCGCCCGGGCCGGGGTGGACCGCCTCGTGATCGCCGTGCCCGACCGGGACGCCGGCGCCGTCGCCGCCACCGCCGACCGGCTGGGCGCCCGCTGCGTGCCGCTGTCGCCGCACGGTGCGGAGGTACGGGCCGACGCGGCGGTCCTGTGCGCGCCGGCCGACCGCCTCACCGAGGCGGTGGCCCGGCAGGCGGCTCTGCTGCCGCCGGGCTGCCCCGTCGTACCCGTACGCGAGGACGCGCGCCACCACCTGGTCGGCCCCGCGACCACCGCCGATCCCGAACGCCTTGAGGGCATCGCCGAACGGGTCGCGCGCTGGGCGGACGCCACGCCGTCCCCGGTGGGCGCCCTCGGCGAGGCGGCCCTCGCCCTGGCGGGAGCGCTCGCGGCTCAACTCGCCTACCGCGTCCTCACGGACACGACGGACGCCATGGTCACGACGGACGCAACGAACACGACGGACACCACGAACACGACGGACACCACGAACACGACGGACACCACGGTGTCGGCCGGTGGGCCGGACGGGACGGCCTACGTCGTCCACGGCCCCGAGCTGATCGCCACCCGGGTGGACCTCTCCCCGGCTCGGCCGGGCGAGGGCGCCGCCGACCTGGACGAGGCCGTCGTCTTCGTCCAGGACCTCGCGACGCGGTGGACCGGCCCGTTCGAGCTGGTGACGCCCGAGGACCTGCCGCAACTGCCGCTGGTGACCGCGGAGGTCGTGCTCCGCTCGGGACGGACCGGTTCGGTCGCGGCCTGGGGCGCGGACCAGCGGTCCGCCTCGGTGGCCGCCGCCCTCGCGGCCCTGCGTGCGCAGTGCGACGCGACGGACGGCACCGCCGACGGCACCGGCACCGGCACCGGCACCGGCACCGGCACCGGCACCGGTACCGCTGCCGCCGGAACGACCGAGGAGCGCTGGCTGCTCGACGGTGCGCTCCGGCTGCTGGCCCGTGGGGCCGGCCAGGGGACGGAGCCGGTGGAATCGCCCGCGTTCGACGATCTGGACAAGGCCGCCCGCGTCCTCTGGCGGATTCTGGAGGACGACGAGTTCACTCCGGTCGCCCTCGACCTGACCCGGTTGTCCGGGACCGGCTGGGTGCTCGCCCGGGTCCGTGACGCACGTGCCGGCGACGACGTGGCCTCCGCCTGGGGGCCCGACGCCGACCGTGCGGCCCTCGCCGCGCTGAGCACCGCGCTGACCCGGGTACAGGCACTCCGGCTGCGCGGCCACGACCTCGTCGGCACGCGGCCCGACACCACACTCCTGCTGCACGCCGCCGATGCCGAGGTCGCCGTCCTGGCCGCCGGCCTCCGGTCGCGGGTCGCCGTCCGCGGCGTGCGCCGCGCGGACCCGGTCAAGGGCGTGACCGGTCTCTGGTACGGCACGGTGACGGCCGTCGAGGCACCCGCCCTGGATGACTCCACCCCGGCTCACCCTCTCCTCCCCGCCGTCGCCGAGGAGGTCCTGGCGTGACAGGCGTGACCGTCTCCCCCGCCCCTGCCCTCTCCGACTCCTGGGCGGACCGGTGCGCACGAGCGCTCGGGCTGTCCGCCGGTGCCACGGCCACGGCCACGGCCACGGTGCACGGGACCTGGGACCTCGACCGCGAACGGGCCCTGTTCCGCAGGGCCCAGGAAGCGGGCGAGCCGTATCTGTCCCTGCGCGTGACGGGGGACGAGGCGCTCATCGGCCCGCTGTGGGCACCGGGCACCGATTCGGGCTGCCCCGGTTGCGCCGAGACCCGGGCTCGGATCGCCGTCGACCACCCGCTCGTCGACCGGCTGGAGGAGCCGCGCCACCCGTCCCGGCCCGCGCCCCCCTTCCTGCCCGAACTCGTCACGGCGGCGCTCGACGGGCTCGCCGACGCCCCGCTCGCGCCCGGCGAGCTGCTCGCCGTGAACGGCGACGGCGTCTCCCGCCACCGCGTCCCCCGCACCTTCAACTGCCCCGTGTGCGCTCCGCCCGCGCCTCGCCCCGACCCGGCCGAACGGCCGGCCCGGCTGGTCCTCGACGACCCGGCGGCCTCGCCCGACGACCCGGTGCGCGGTACGGCGGGGGCCGGTCTCCTGGCCCCCGGCGCGCTGCGCCGACGACTCGTCGACCCGCGTTTCGGACCGGTGCTGCAGATCATGCGCGACCTCGACGCGCCGTACGCGATGAGCAACGCGGTCCTGCCGGAGTCTCCCGCGCACGGCTACGGCCGGGCTCTCACCTTCAGCCGCGCCGAGCCGGTGGCGGTCCTGGAGGCGTACGAGCGGATGGGCAGCTTCCCGCACCACGGGCAGGTCCTCACCGGGCTCGCGTACCGGGACGTCGCCGACCGGGCGCTCGACCCCGCCCTGCTCGGCACCTACACCGAGGAGCAGCTCGCCCATCCGCTCTCCCGGGTCCTCCCGAGCACGCCCGAGACCCCGCTGGACTGGGTCTGGGGCCACGACCTCGCCACCGGCGAACCGGTCCTGGTCCCGGCCGAGGTCGGCTTCTACCGCTACGAGTACCTGCACCGGCACGACCGCCACGGCGCCCGCCGCGACCACGGCGCGGACCGCCGGCGCAGCCACTTCCCCGATTCCTCCAGCGGCTGCGCCCTGGGTTCCGGGCTCACCGAGGCGGCCCTGCACTCGCTGCTCGAACTCGCCGAGCGCGATGCCTTCCTGATCGCCTGGCACCGGGCCGTACCGCTGCCGGCGATCGACCCGGCGAGCGTGCGCGATCCGGTGTCGCGCCGACTGCTCGACGTCATCGACGTGCACGGCTACGACGCCCATCTGCTCGTCACGACGTACGACATCGACGTGCCGCTGGTGTGGGCGCTGGCCGTCAACCGTACCGGCGGGCACCCGGCGAGCTGGTCGGCGGCCGGTTCCGGCGCCGACCCGGAGGACGCCGTGCGCGCGGCGCTGTGGGAACTCACCCAGATGGTCACCCGACCGCCGGGCGACCCGGCCGCGGGCGCGGCGATGGTCGACGACCCGTGGCAGGTGGACCTTCTGGAGGACCACGTCGACCTCTACAACCGTCCGGAGACCCTTCCCCGGGTCACCGCGGTCCTCGGCGGTCTCCAAGTCACGCTCGCGGAGGCGTTTCCCGGCTGGCCGGACCGCCTGGTCCGCGCGGCCGGCGGCACCGTGCGCGGCGCCCTGGAGTTCGTGCGGGAGCGGTTCGCGGCGGCGGGCCTCGATCGTGTCGTGCTGGTCGACCAGTCGAGCCGCGACCACACCGACCTCGGCCTCGCCGTGGCCAAGGCGGTCGTCCCCGGAATCCTGCCGATGTGCTTCGGCCACAGCCAGCAGCGGCTGGTCGGACTGCCCCGGCTCACCGCCGCGCTGCGCGGCACTCCGCAGGAGCACCGGCAGGCGCCCTACGACCCCCATCCCTTCCCCTGAGACCGAGAGGCGGTATCCGATGCGGTATCCGATGACGACGGACGCCCTGTCCCGCCGTGTGCTGCGCTACGCGCACGCCCAGGGCACGGGCCGCTCCCGCTTCCCGGCGGTCTCCTCGTCCGGCCCGACGGCCGACGCGCTGCCGGACGAGCTCGCCCGCTCGTCCGTCGCCGACAGTGCCGACAGTGCCGACAGTGCGGACGGTGCGGACGGTGCGGACGGTGCGGACGGTGCGGCCGCGACCTCGGCGGATGCCATGCCCCTGCCGTACGGGACGGCGGAGCTGCTGGAGCGCGTCGCGTTCCCGGCGGGCCGACTGCCGGAGCCGGTGACGCGTCCGCTGGAGCGGGCCCTGATCACCGCCTTCGGGCTGCAGCGGGCCGAGCTGACCAACCCGTACTTCGAGCACCGTTCGCTGCCCTCCGTGCGCAGCCTCTTCCCGGTGCACGCCTTCCTGACCGGCGCGGGGCGCGCGGGGCGGCCGCGGGTGCTCGACGTGCACCGGCACGCCTTGGTGGAGCTGCCCGGTCCCGCCGAGGCCGCCGCGGCCGTCGAGGTCGCCGGGACCGGTGACGCCGATGACACTGCTGACGCCGCCGATGCCGGTGCTGCCGGTGCTGCCGGGCGGGTGCTGCTCGCCGGCCGGTACACCCGGCTGCCCGCCTTCTACGGTCCGCTGCGCGGCACGCTCGTCGAGCTGGAACTGGGCATCTCGCTGCGGTCCCTGGCCGTGGCGACGGAGCTGTTCGGGCTCGACGGCCGACTGACCCTGCCGACGTCCGGCGAGGCGCTCGCGGAGCTGGGGCTCGCCACGGAGACCGAGTGGACCTTGCCGCTCGCCTTCGACGTGACGGCGCCCGGGAGCCCGGACCACCCCGCGGCGGCCGTGGCACCCCGTACCGCCGGGCCGCTCACCGGGGACGCGTCCCTGGACGAGGTGCTCGCGGTCAACCGGGCCCAGGCCGCCCCGGCCCGTCCGCTCGCGGACCCGCCGGCCGCCGCGATCGCCCACTCCGCCGCCGTCGGCCGGTCCACCGCCGGTCGCGAGCCGTCCTGGGCCGAGGTCCTGTGGGAGCGCGGGTCCGGCCGGATGCCGCGCGGGCTCACCGGGATGTCCGGACGACTCCGCCGCGTCCCGGAGGGCTCGCTGAGCGGGGCCGTCGCGTGGGCGGCCGTGCCGCCGCCGGGCGAGCTGCTGCGCCGGGTCGCGGAGAAGGTACGGGTCACCGTCGCGGTCCAGGAGACGGACGGCTTCGAGGACGGCGTGTACCGGCTGCACGGCGGCGGGTTCGGTGGCGAGGGCGCGGGCGGGGACCGGGCCGCCGCCCTGGTGCCCCACCGGCTCGCCTCCGGCGTTCCGGCCGTCCTGGAGCGGGACTACGGCTACGGACTGGCCCCGGGCAACGGCTGCGACGTGCGGCACGCGTCCGCCGTGTGGTTCTGCTCGGTGCGTCAGCACGAGCTGGTCGACGAACTCGGCCCCGGGGCCTGGACCCTCGCGCAGTACGTCGCGGGCTGGGTCGCTCAGGGCCTGTGCCTGAACGCAGCGGCGCACGGGTTGTACGCGCGCCCCGTGCGGGCTTTCGACGGCCTGGCCGTCCAGCGGCCGCTGGGACTCGCGCCGGACGAGACGGTGCTGCTGTCGGTCATCAGCGGCACGCCCCGGTTCGCCGGGCTGCCCCTGGATCTGAGGCTGTGACATGAGCGATGAGACGAGGAGCGACACGAGCGGCGACACGAGCGCCGACCCGAGCCGCGACACGAACTGGAATTCCTGGCATCTTCACCTGGCGTCCGCCGACCGGGCGGTCGCCGACCGCGTCGTCACCGACGTGCTGGGTCCCGCCGTGGCCGGACTGCCTTCCGGCAGCTGGTTCTTCGTGCGCTACTGGCAGGCCGGGCCGCACCTGCGGCTGCGCGTCCGCGATCTGGACGAGGCGGGTGCCCGCCGACTGCGGGCCGGCCTCACGGACCGCCTCGCCGAGGCGGGTGCGCTGCGCGACGGCGAGGATCCGCTCGACCCGGAGCGCTTCGCCGGTCAGTCGCGGCGCCTCGCCGCCGCCGGCGAGGGCGGTGTCCCCGTCGAGGAACGGGAGTTGCTGCCACCCGGCGTGCACCCGAGCCCGTACGTCCCCGAGGAGGAGCGTTACGGCGGAGCCGCCCACATGGCCGCGTCCGAGGCGCTGTTCGGCACGTCGAGCGAACTGTGCCTGGCGTTCCTGCGCGCCCGGCCCTCGGACCGGGCCCGCTCGGGGCTCGCGCTGCGAGCCGTCGCCTGCGCGGCCTCGCTGCTCGACGCGCCGCGGTTCGCCGCATTCGGCGCGGCCTCGTGGCGTGAGTGGGCGGGCCGGGCCGGATACCCGGAGGCGGCGCTGCGGGCGGTGGACGCGGAATGCGCCGCTGCCGCGGAGCGGCTGGCCGCCGCCGGGCGCGATCCGCTCGCCGAGGGCGCCGCGGCCGGGGCGCTGGGCCCGCTGCGGGCCTGGCGGGAGTCCCTCGCCGAGAACGTCGTCGAGCGCCACGACCCGGCCGACCCGCGCACCGCGCGGGTCGTGTTCTCCCACGTCCACATGCTGCACAACCGGCTGGGCCTGAGCACGCTCGACGAGCTGCGCGGCTATCTGCTCCTGGCCGGGTCCGCCTCCGCATCCGCCTCCGCATCCGCCTCCGCCTCCCCATCCACTTCTTCCCCGATCTCCCTCCCGAGCCCTTCCCTCCCGAGCCCTTCCCTTCCGACCGCTGCGAGGACGGCATGACCGCCACCACCCCCACCGCCCTGTCCCGTCTCTCCGCGCCCGTCTTCGACGCGCTCGGCAGGCTGACGGCCGACCCCGCCGCCTTCCGGGCCGCCCCGCCCGCCGAGCCGGTGGTCTTCCGGTGCGCCGAGGGCTTCGCCGACCTGTTCGGCTGGGCGGCGCTCGACTCCGTACTCGCCGACGGCGGCCGCCGGGTGCCGGAGTTCCGGGTCATCCGGGACGGCGCCCAGATCGCCGAGCAGCGGTACACCCGCGCGACCCTGATGCGGACGGATGCCCCGGACGTGCGGAAGACCGCCGGCGAACTCGCCGAGGGAGCCTCCCTGGTGATGCAGGGCCTCCAGGAGTACAGCGAGCCGATCGCCCGGTTCACCCGCGCGCTGGCGCACGACATGGCCCGTCCGGTGCACGTCAACGCCTACGTCACGCCGCCCAAGTCACAGGGTTTCGCCGACCACTTCGACCCGCGTGACGCCTTCATCGTGCAGGTGGCGGGGACCAAGCGGTGGACGCTGCGGGAGCCGGTGCTGCGGCGGCCGCTGGCCCACGAGTCGTGGGACCGGCTGCGCGAGCGCGGCGAGTGGGACACGGCGCGCCTGGAGGCCCTGGAGCCGTGGCGGGAGGTGCTCCTCGAACCGGGTGACGTGCTGTGGCTGCCGGGCGGCTGGGTGCACTCGGCGCGCAGCGAGGGCGTCTCGTCGCTGCACCTCACGCTGAGCCTGACCGCGTGGACCGAGCACTGGGCCGTGGGGCAGCTGCTCTCGCGGATCGT from Streptomyces fradiae includes:
- a CDS encoding ABC transporter permease; protein product: MTRTPTPAQAPASAPTSAPSPRRTAGTPPRRATAGAGTGRPLPGVVRTGLHRAGAELRVFFRNRTAVAMNMALPVVLMLLFGSIFTMKSGGRTLPLHDVVVAGVLASGVMSAAFGVMATGIALESGDGSLKRLRGTPFAAVSYFLAKTLLVLVIAAVQSVVVLGLAVVVFDFTPPTEPGRLFTLGWVFVLGSAATALLGITVGSLITDRRTVTAAVQFPFVLLQFVSGVYYAFAGLPESVQRIGALFPLKWMAQGMRAALLPDSMAEFEPAHDWELGRVALVLTAWIVGGLVLAVAARVHRIRKDFR
- a CDS encoding TOMM precursor leader peptide-binding protein — translated: MTGVTVSPAPALSDSWADRCARALGLSAGATATATATVHGTWDLDRERALFRRAQEAGEPYLSLRVTGDEALIGPLWAPGTDSGCPGCAETRARIAVDHPLVDRLEEPRHPSRPAPPFLPELVTAALDGLADAPLAPGELLAVNGDGVSRHRVPRTFNCPVCAPPAPRPDPAERPARLVLDDPAASPDDPVRGTAGAGLLAPGALRRRLVDPRFGPVLQIMRDLDAPYAMSNAVLPESPAHGYGRALTFSRAEPVAVLEAYERMGSFPHHGQVLTGLAYRDVADRALDPALLGTYTEEQLAHPLSRVLPSTPETPLDWVWGHDLATGEPVLVPAEVGFYRYEYLHRHDRHGARRDHGADRRRSHFPDSSSGCALGSGLTEAALHSLLELAERDAFLIAWHRAVPLPAIDPASVRDPVSRRLLDVIDVHGYDAHLLVTTYDIDVPLVWALAVNRTGGHPASWSAAGSGADPEDAVRAALWELTQMVTRPPGDPAAGAAMVDDPWQVDLLEDHVDLYNRPETLPRVTAVLGGLQVTLAEAFPGWPDRLVRAAGGTVRGALEFVRERFAAAGLDRVVLVDQSSRDHTDLGLAVAKAVVPGILPMCFGHSQQRLVGLPRLTAALRGTPQEHRQAPYDPHPFP
- a CDS encoding thiopeptide-type bacteriocin biosynthesis protein, which translates into the protein MSDETRSDTSGDTSADPSRDTNWNSWHLHLASADRAVADRVVTDVLGPAVAGLPSGSWFFVRYWQAGPHLRLRVRDLDEAGARRLRAGLTDRLAEAGALRDGEDPLDPERFAGQSRRLAAAGEGGVPVEERELLPPGVHPSPYVPEEERYGGAAHMAASEALFGTSSELCLAFLRARPSDRARSGLALRAVACAASLLDAPRFAAFGAASWREWAGRAGYPEAALRAVDAECAAAAERLAAAGRDPLAEGAAAGALGPLRAWRESLAENVVERHDPADPRTARVVFSHVHMLHNRLGLSTLDELRGYLLLAGSASASASASASASPSTSSPISLPSPSLPSPSLPTAARTA
- a CDS encoding JmjC domain-containing protein; protein product: MTATTPTALSRLSAPVFDALGRLTADPAAFRAAPPAEPVVFRCAEGFADLFGWAALDSVLADGGRRVPEFRVIRDGAQIAEQRYTRATLMRTDAPDVRKTAGELAEGASLVMQGLQEYSEPIARFTRALAHDMARPVHVNAYVTPPKSQGFADHFDPRDAFIVQVAGTKRWTLREPVLRRPLAHESWDRLRERGEWDTARLEALEPWREVLLEPGDVLWLPGGWVHSARSEGVSSLHLTLSLTAWTEHWAVGQLLSRIVDVPGRTALPADFVRDPRTAAEAVAALRRGLADWFEESSDDEIASFLRTAAIREFPAPPRQVSAVLSDDALPEGTVFTVHRDAVLGAERDGERLLLRLADRVLALPVTAAPALEALLCRERFTLGEPTADGGSAVSEDVVRLLWREGLVSRA